The genome window GCAGCACGAAAGCCTATGAAGAGGCGGGGATCAAAAATCCCCGCGAGGAAATCAGCATGATGGAACTGCACGACTGCTTCTCGATTACCGAAATGGTTACCTACGAAGACCTCCATATTTCTGAACGCGGTCACGCCTGGAAAGATTCCCTTGACGGTTTCTACGATCGCGACGGCAGACTGCCCGCCCAGGTTGACGGGGGGCTCAAATGTTTCGGTCATCCGATCGGGGCCTCCGGTTTGCGGATGCTCTACGAGATGTACCTGCAGCTCCTCGGCCGCGCCGGGGAGAGGCAGCTCAAAGACCCGCGCTATGGCCTGACGCACAATCTCGGTGGCTTCCCGTTCCAGAATGTCTGCGCCGTCTCGATTCTCGGCCGCTACGAAAAATAGGAGAAGCGTAAATGGATATACTTAAATATACAGAAGAACACAGAATATTTCGGGATTCTCTCCGGAGGTTCCTGGAACGGGAGATAACCCCCCACGTTGACGAGTGGGAGGAGGCGGGGATTGTCCCCAAGGAGGCGTGGAAGAAGATGGGTGAGCAGGGCTATCTCGCGATGGGGGTTCCCGAAGAGTATGGAGGGCTGGGGGCGGATTTCCTCTATTCCGTGATTGTTGCCGAGGAGATGGCGCGGACGAACCATACGGGGCTTGCCGCGTCGCTGCACAGCGACATCATTGTCCCCTACATCCAGTCCTTCGCCTCCGAAGACCAGAAGCACAAATACCTGCCCGGCTGCGTATCCGGCGACATCATCACCGCCGTCGCGATGACCGAGCCGAACGCGGGCACCGACCTCGCCGGGATGAAAACAACGGCCCTCGAACGGGGTGACGAGATAATCCTTAATGGCCAGAAGACCTTTATCAGCAATGCGATCAACTGCGATCTGGTGGTTCTTGCCGCCCGCGATCCTGAAACAAAAGACCCGCACAAGGCAGTTGATCTCTACCTTGTCGAAGCGGGAACTCCTGGTTTTGAGAAGGGCAAGCAGATCAAGAAGATCGGCTGGCACAGCCAGGATACCGGGGAGCTTTTTTTCAACG of Syntrophales bacterium contains these proteins:
- a CDS encoding acyl-CoA dehydrogenase family protein, whose product is MDILKYTEEHRIFRDSLRRFLEREITPHVDEWEEAGIVPKEAWKKMGEQGYLAMGVPEEYGGLGADFLYSVIVAEEMARTNHTGLAASLHSDIIVPYIQSFASEDQKHKYLPGCVSGDIITAVAMTEPNAGTDLAGMKTTALERGDEIILNGQKTFISNAINCDLVVLAARDPETKDPHKAVDLYLVEAGTPGFEKGKQIKKIGWHSQDTGELFFNDCRIPKENRLGEKGSGFLKLMLKLQQERLVCAIGAVAGAEYMLALTIKYCKERTAFGKPLSKFQNTQFEIVEMATEVKLGRTFIDKLIADHMEGKEIVVDVSMAKYWTTEMASRVADRCVQLFGGYGYCEEYPIARAWRDIRVTRIFAGTNEIMKVIAARFMGL